DNA from Methanospirillum lacunae:
GCAGTAAGGGTAACGGTGTATGTTCCTGGCTCGCGATATGTGTGAGTCGGGTTTGCGATGTTTCCGCATCTTCCACCCGAGCATGACACATCAGCATCCATTGGGATTGGTCCGTCTCCAAAGTCCCAGTTCCACATTGTTGGGTTTCCTGTTGACTTATCAGTGAACTGGACAGTGAGAGGTGCTGACCCGTTGGTTGGGGTTGCTACAAAGTCTGCTTTGATGCTGCATGCCGGAACTACAACAACAAACTGACTCTTGGATATTGTATCTGTGCATCCCTGCTGGTTGCTTGCAGTAAGGGTAACGGTGTATTTTCCCGGTTCTAGGTATGTGTGAGTCGGGTTTGCGATGTTACTACATCCTCCACCAGAGCATGATACATCAGCGTTCATGGGTATTGGTCCGTCTCCAAAGTCCCAGTTCCACATTGTTGGGTTTCCTGTTGACTTATCAGTGAACTGGACAGTGAGAGGTGCTGACCCGTTGGTTGGATTTGCCACAAAGTCTGCTTTGATGCTGCATGCCGGAACTACAACCACAAATGATTGTTTTGAGATGGTGTCCGTGCATCCCTGCTGGTTGCTTGCAGTCAGGGTAACGGTGTATTTTCCCGGTTCTAGGTATGTGTGAGTCGGGTTTGCGATGTTACTACATCCTCCACCAGAGCATGATACATCAGCGTTCATGGGTATTGGTCCGTCTCCAAAGTCCCAGTTCCACATTGTTGGGTTTCCTGTTGACTTATCAGTGAACTGGACAGTGAGAGGTGCTGACCCGTTGGTTGGATTTGCCACAAAGTCTGCTTTGATGCTGCATGCCGGAACTACAACCACAAATGACTGTTTTGAGATGGTGTCCGTGCATCCCTGCTGGTTGCTTGCAGTCAGGGTAACGGTGTATGTTCCCGGCTCACGATATGTGTGAGTCGGGTTTGCGATGTTATTGCATCCTCCACCAGAGCACGAGACATCAGCGTTCATGGGTATTGGTCCGTCTCCAAAGTCCCAGTTCCACATAGTCGGATTCCCGGTTGACTTATCAGTGAACTGGACAGTGAGAGGTGCTGACCCGTTGGTTGGGCTCGCTACGAAGTCTGCTTTGATGCTGCATGCCGGAACTACAACCACAAATGACTGTTTTGAGATGGTGTCTGTGCATCCCTGCTGGTTGCTTGCAGTCAGGGTAACGGTGTATGTTCCCGGTTCTAGGTATGTGTGAGTCGGATTTGCGATGTTATTGCATCCTCCACCAGAGCATGATACATCAGCGTTCATGGGTATTGGTCCGTCTCCAAAGTCCCAGTTCCACATTGTTGGGTTTCCTGTTGACTTATCAGTGAACTGGACAGTGAGAGGTGCTGACCCGTTGGTTGGGCTCGCTACAAAGTCTGCTTTGATGCTGCATGCCGGAACTACAACCACAAATGACTGTTTTGAGATGGTGTCTGTGCATCCCTGCTGGTTGCTTGCAGTCAGGGTAACGGTGTATGTTCCCGGCTCACGATATGTGTGAGTTGGGTTTGCAATGTTATCACATGCTCCACCTGAGCACGAGACATCAGCGTTCATGGGTATTGGTCCGTCTCCGAAGTCCCAGTTCCACATTGTTGGGTTTCCTGTTGACTTATCAGTGAACTGGACAGTGAGAGGTGCTGACCCGTTGGTTGGGCTCGCTACAAAGTCTGCTTTGATGCTGCATGCCGGAACTACAACAACAAACTGACTCTTGGATATTGTATCTGTGCATCCCTGCTGGTTGCTTGCAGTCAGGGTAACGGTGTATGTTCCCGGCTCACGATATGTGTGAGTTGGGTTTGCAATGTTATCACATGCTCCGCCTGAGCACGAGACATCAGCGTCCATGGGGATCGGCCCATCTCCGAAGTCCCACTTCCACATGGTTGGGTTCCCGGTTGACTTGTCAGTGAACTGGACTGTTAATGGTGCTGACCCATTGGTCGGGCTCGCTACAAAGTCTGCTTTGATGCTGCATGCCGGAACTACAACCACATACATCTGCTTTGTAATTGTGTCAGAACATCCGTACTGGTTGCTTGCTGTGAGGGTAACGGTGTATGTTCCTGGCTCTAGGTATGTGTGAGTCGGGTTCGCGATGTTTCCACATCCTCCACCGGAGCATGATACATCAGCGTCCATTGGAATCGGCCCGTCCCCGAAGTCCCATTTCCACATGGTCGGGTTCCCGATAGACTTGTCAGTGAACTGCACAGTGAGCGGTGCGGTACCACTGTTTGGAGTACCCACGAAATCAGCCTTTATGGAACATGGATTTACAGTAATTGTCTTTTCCTTTACTCCTTCACCACAACTCTGGCTTGATGCAGCAAGACGAACAGTATATGTACCGGGTTTTGTGAAGGTATGGCTCGGGCTGGCTACCATATCGGATGATCCATCCCCAAAGTCCCATGCCCACATGGTTGGGTTTCCTGACGAGAGATCTGTGAACTGCACAGTCAATGGAGCAATTCCTGTGGACGGAGTATAACTGAAATCTGCACTGATGTTACAGAGTCCTTCAACTGTGATATAATCCTCCTTTACCTTGGTACTTGTTCCTCCAAGGGCAGTGCTTGCATTGAGAGTAACTGTGTATTTCCCTGGTCTCTGATATGTGTGATTCGGGTTCTGGATTTTACTTGTGGAACCATCCCCAAAGTCCCATTTCCAGAGGTCTGGATTCCCTATAGTACAATCAGAGAACTGGACATCAAGCGGAGCATATCCGTCTGTCGGATGCCCGATGAAGTCTGCCGAAATTGGAGTCGGATCACGGACAATAATGTATGCTTCACGAACCTTGGTACTAGTTCCGTTTGTCAGACTGGATGCCACCTGTTTGACAGTGTATTTTCCTGGCCTTGTATAGGTATGAACCGGATCAGCGACTGCTGATGCGGTCCCGCCATCTCCAAAGTCCCATGCCCATGCTGATGGCCTTCCGCTGGAAGCATCAAGGAACTGAACTCTCAGTGGCGCGTCCCCGGTCGTTGGACTGCCTATAAAATCAGCAATTATACATGGACCGCCATTCATCGGTCCGCAAGAATCAGGAGTCGTTGAACTCCCGCTTTCAGCCTGCACCGCTCCTATACATGGTGAGGCCAGCAGAAGCGTGACCGCAACCAGAAGGAGGGCAATATTATGGAGTAATCTCATTCTATCCCACCACCAGACAATCCGACGGGTGTCACTCAAACACCCACGTAACTCCTACCTCATCTCTCAGGAACTTAATAGTATCCATTCGATAATAATCCCTTACCCCTCTTCAGACGGTTAGGGCCTTTTAACGGCTTGAAATACTTCCTGACCCGATGATGCATAAACCTTGTTTTCGTGTCAGGTCTCTGGTTCAGACCATGACAATTGTACTGTAAAACAAAAATTATGCAGAGATGGCAGCGAGGACACCATCTTCAGACATAAACAGCCAGTACCCATTGTATGGGTTGAGTTTGGTATCATCGTTGCGTCCCTTAATGATCATCTCATTATACTTCTGAAGGACCCGGTCAAATCCAAGGCAGTTAACCCATTTGTCCTGGACTGAAAGAAGGGTGAACTTTGCCTCAAGGGGTTCAAATCCGGTAAATCCAACAGCATTCCATCCTCTCTTCAATTCACGAGTCTGTGGTATCTGAAGAGGATCAGAATCAAAGGAGAGTGGCACAGAATCAGCCTTCTTGGAATAGAGCCAGACTGCCTCAAGAGGCTTGATCTGGTTTGACTGGTTCAGGGTCAGCCACTGTCCCCGGACTGAGTCATACTGGAATATGCTGTGCCCGTCAACTTCTATATGTCCGAATATTGCTGCTGTATCCTTTCCTGCAACAAGTTTCTTCGGCACTGAAATGAAGTTCCAGCCAGCTGATATTGGAATTGAATCAGAGGTTGGAATATTCTGCACATTAATGTAGTTAACTTTTGTCTCAGTATCAGAATTCTGGGCATTACTTGCAGTCAGGGTGACTGTGTAAGCTCCGTTTTTAGTGTATGTGTGTCTTGGGTTTGCTATAGAGTTGCAGTTTCCACTGGCACAGGATACATTCGTACCACTTGCATCCATCGGGATTGGCCCGTCTCCAAAGTTCCAAACCCACATAGTTGGGCTACCCACACTCTTGTCTGTAAATTGAACAGTAAGTGGAGCTGCTCCTGAAGTTGGAGCTGCAGTAAAGTCAGCATTGAACACAGGGCCCGGGATACTACTTACTGTGATGTAACCCTGTTTAACCTGTGTATCTGAGTTACCATACTGGTTAGATGCTCTGAGTGTTACTGTGTAGACCCCGTCGCGGGTGTATGTGTGTTTCGGGTTTGCAATTGAGTTGCAGTTTCCGCTGGCACATGACACATTTGCACCACTTGCATCCATTGGAATAGGCCCGTCTCCAAAGTCCCAGTTCCACATGGTTGGGTTTCCGGTTGTCAGGTCTGTGAACTGGACTGTGAGTGGAGCAGGTCCTGATGTCGGGCTTGCAGTGAAGTCAGCCTTAAATCCGGGAACCGGAGTGTTGCTTACCGTGATGTAGGCTTGTTTAACCTGAGTATCTGAATTACCGTACTGGTTAGATGCTCTGAGTGTTACTGTGTAGACCCCGTCGTGGGCATATGTGTGTTTCGGGTTTGCAATTGAGTTGCAGTTTCCGCTGGCACATGACACATTTGCACCACTTGTATCCATTGGAATAGGCCCGTCCCCGAAGTCCCAGTTCCACATGGTTGGGTTTCCGGTTGTCAGGTCAGTGAACTGGACTGTGAGTGGAGCAGGTCCTGATGTCGGGCTTGCAGTGAAGTCAGCCTTAAAGGACGGTGTGGTTCCTACGGTGATGAATCCTGTCTTTACCTTGGTATCTGAACTCTGCCGGTTGCTTGCCGTGAGGGTTACGGTGTAAGTACCGGAAGCCCGGTATGTGTGGGTTGGGTTTGCTATGGTGTTACAGTTTCCACTTGCACATGACACATTTGAATCATTTGCATCCATTGGAATTGGTCCGTCTCCAAAGTCCCATATCCACATAGTCGGATTTCCAGCTGAAAGATCTGTGAACTTCACTGTCAGCGGAGCTGCTCCTGATGTCGGGTTAGCAGAAAAGTCTGCAATTATTCCGGATGGTGCCGAGGAGAAGTCGAGATCCTTTCTCACAATCCTCTCACCGGATCGTGCAATCACCTGTGTTTCAGGTGCCCGCTGTGTTCCGGTCCAAAATGAGATGGTTTTTCCAACATCAGCCTCTTTGATCGGAACTATGAGACGGGCATCCTC
Protein-coding regions in this window:
- a CDS encoding PKD domain-containing protein, with product MSDTRRIVWWWDRMRLLHNIALLLVAVTLLLASPCIGAVQAESGSSTTPDSCGPMNGGPCIIADFIGSPTTGDAPLRVQFLDASSGRPSAWAWDFGDGGTASAVADPVHTYTRPGKYTVKQVASSLTNGTSTKVREAYIIVRDPTPISADFIGHPTDGYAPLDVQFSDCTIGNPDLWKWDFGDGSTSKIQNPNHTYQRPGKYTVTLNASTALGGTSTKVKEDYITVEGLCNISADFSYTPSTGIAPLTVQFTDLSSGNPTMWAWDFGDGSSDMVASPSHTFTKPGTYTVRLAASSQSCGEGVKEKTITVNPCSIKADFVGTPNSGTAPLTVQFTDKSIGNPTMWKWDFGDGPIPMDADVSCSGGGCGNIANPTHTYLEPGTYTVTLTASNQYGCSDTITKQMYVVVVPACSIKADFVASPTNGSAPLTVQFTDKSTGNPTMWKWDFGDGPIPMDADVSCSGGACDNIANPTHTYREPGTYTVTLTASNQQGCTDTISKSQFVVVVPACSIKADFVASPTNGSAPLTVQFTDKSTGNPTMWNWDFGDGPIPMNADVSCSGGACDNIANPTHTYREPGTYTVTLTASNQQGCTDTISKQSFVVVVPACSIKADFVASPTNGSAPLTVQFTDKSTGNPTMWNWDFGDGPIPMNADVSCSGGGCNNIANPTHTYLEPGTYTVTLTASNQQGCTDTISKQSFVVVVPACSIKADFVASPTNGSAPLTVQFTDKSTGNPTMWNWDFGDGPIPMNADVSCSGGGCNNIANPTHTYREPGTYTVTLTASNQQGCTDTISKQSFVVVVPACSIKADFVANPTNGSAPLTVQFTDKSTGNPTMWNWDFGDGPIPMNADVSCSGGGCSNIANPTHTYLEPGKYTVTLTASNQQGCTDTISKQSFVVVVPACSIKADFVANPTNGSAPLTVQFTDKSTGNPTMWNWDFGDGPIPMNADVSCSGGGCSNIANPTHTYLEPGKYTVTLTASNQQGCTDTISKSQFVVVVPACSIKADFVATPTNGSAPLTVQFTDKSTGNPTMWNWDFGDGPIPMDADVSCSGGRCGNIANPTHTYREPGTYTVTLTASNQQGCTDTISKQSFVVVVPACSIDTNFSATPVSGEAPLKVQFTDLSTGNPTMWKWDFGDKQGPIPMDADVSCSGGGCDNIANPIHTYLDPGTYTVTLTASNQQGCTDTETKTAFITVGKKPTEVIPLYPGWNFVSVPKKLAPGSDTASIFSHVDVKGHSVFQYDSMSHAWNIVNPGTIIRPLDAFWIYSGGIDKIPLEYDTNPVQTPPTKQLKKGWNGVGFTGVTPIEAKYTFLSVQNSWVNCVGFDGSSQRYNTMIIKGSNDNTMLGPYNGYWLYMSADGILAANAA
- a CDS encoding PKD domain-containing protein, producing MKVLTGFIAFFALLILCGPVLAAEFEPVATFSIQEAATQVPGAEEQLTFDSIFDWEPRLDERYLTWVSYSAGQGKVWYYDTKDGKRETVSNVACDQNDPDISDGKIVWDDTRSGNSDIYSYDISSGKEEAVYSSTSNKFRPAISNGLVAFEDYNGHDNRDIGFIKAGSTGKPVYIDQNQMDKANPDVDGDWIVYQQLDDGKEDWNIYAYNVKTEQLVQVTRDPATQQKPRISGDLVVWEDNRSGKWDIFMYNLKKDLTTAITYDDVDDHDPSVSGSNVVWSRVEQNGTSHIYMVNLQIPATYVVSPGPGNQIKPDICVDKVAWQDDRLGNWDVFLYTLKPNTPFRSYEFYGPVTINYLPAPVGTEILAKVNGKTKGSITVSKEGYYGGQDSYSGKLTVNIEQADIGKTITFWADGVQGTPTIPINAGGTTQELTLNFANAKPQADLCFYGSVFVDGQAAEKGTTITARIDDVIRGEITTTQYGMYGGAGDQDPALKIPITENDLGKHVSFWQGDYKSAETFQITSGGRFKQDLSFTKANPLSPYEFYGYVQFDGKSAPAGTPIEARIDSVPVTTYVTRYAGSYGGPGETPEDARLIVPIKEADVGKTISFWTGTQRAPETQVIARSGERIVRKDLDFSSAPSGIIADFSANPTSGAAPLTVKFTDLSAGNPTMWIWDFGDGPIPMDANDSNVSCASGNCNTIANPTHTYRASGTYTVTLTASNRQSSDTKVKTGFITVGTTPSFKADFTASPTSGPAPLTVQFTDLTTGNPTMWNWDFGDGPIPMDTSGANVSCASGNCNSIANPKHTYAHDGVYTVTLRASNQYGNSDTQVKQAYITVSNTPVPGFKADFTASPTSGPAPLTVQFTDLTTGNPTMWNWDFGDGPIPMDASGANVSCASGNCNSIANPKHTYTRDGVYTVTLRASNQYGNSDTQVKQGYITVSSIPGPVFNADFTAAPTSGAAPLTVQFTDKSVGSPTMWVWNFGDGPIPMDASGTNVSCASGNCNSIANPRHTYTKNGAYTVTLTASNAQNSDTETKVNYINVQNIPTSDSIPISAGWNFISVPKKLVAGKDTAAIFGHIEVDGHSIFQYDSVRGQWLTLNQSNQIKPLEAVWLYSKKADSVPLSFDSDPLQIPQTRELKRGWNAVGFTGFEPLEAKFTLLSVQDKWVNCLGFDRVLQKYNEMIIKGRNDDTKLNPYNGYWLFMSEDGVLAAISA